In Aquiflexum balticum DSM 16537, a single genomic region encodes these proteins:
- a CDS encoding peptidase domain-containing ABC transporter: MGIKVKQRDITDCGAACLASVASFYNLEMPVAKIRQMASTDQKGTNILGLIEAATKMGFSAKGVRGEFEALKEVPMPVIAHVIVKKVLHHFVVLYKVTDKTVEYMDPGDGQVHQVTPEMFKEKWTGVLVLLMPNDEFKAINQKVSIWSRFWFLVRPHRSVMFQSLIGAVIYTILGLSTSIYVQKIIDHVFIGRNTNLLNLLSVAMIVLLMLQIMIGVFKTLFIIKVGQRIDARLILGYYKHLLTLPQRFFDTMRVGEIISRINDAVKIRAFINDVSIGFLVNVFIVLFSFALMFTFYWKLALVMLLVVPLYALIYWITNRLNKKIERRLMEESAELESQLVESITAAGTIKRFGAEDHANIKTEIRFVSLLKTVYQSGLNNVFSGTSSETVSRLFTIILLWVGAGYVLKNEITPGELMSFYALTGYLTGPVSSLIGMNKTIQNALIAADRLFEIMDLEVERTDEAFPLKKEEVGDIQFKQVSFRYGSRANVFDGLCLVFPKGKISGVVGESGSGKSTLVSLLQNLYPLQSGNVYIGDHDIKFINNASLRQIVSVVPQRIDLFAGNVLENIALGDYQPDMQKVVHICNKLGMMSFIESLPNGFGTYLGENGSALSGGQKQRIAIARALYRDPEILILDEATASLDPDSEQFVQQTIRMLATEGKTIIFITHRLAAVQEFDCLYVLDKGKLIEEGNHETLLAKEGKYFEMIRKQLVVLA, translated from the coding sequence ATGGGTATCAAAGTCAAACAAAGGGATATTACGGATTGTGGAGCGGCCTGTCTTGCTTCTGTAGCTTCATTTTACAACCTGGAAATGCCAGTTGCTAAAATCAGACAGATGGCTTCTACCGACCAAAAGGGAACCAATATTTTGGGGCTGATCGAAGCGGCGACCAAAATGGGTTTTTCGGCCAAAGGAGTAAGGGGCGAATTCGAGGCACTCAAAGAAGTACCCATGCCTGTAATCGCCCATGTCATTGTCAAAAAAGTCCTGCATCATTTTGTAGTACTCTATAAAGTGACGGACAAGACCGTAGAATATATGGATCCTGGAGATGGGCAAGTGCATCAGGTAACTCCAGAAATGTTTAAAGAAAAGTGGACTGGGGTTTTGGTCTTGTTGATGCCCAATGACGAGTTCAAGGCCATCAATCAAAAGGTGAGTATCTGGAGCAGGTTTTGGTTTTTGGTGCGCCCACATCGAAGCGTCATGTTTCAGTCTTTAATCGGAGCAGTCATTTACACCATTTTAGGTTTATCTACGTCGATCTATGTCCAAAAAATCATTGACCATGTATTTATAGGAAGAAATACCAATCTGCTTAACCTTCTTTCGGTAGCCATGATCGTTTTGCTGATGCTGCAGATAATGATTGGGGTTTTCAAAACCTTGTTTATCATCAAAGTGGGTCAAAGGATCGATGCCCGATTGATTTTAGGGTATTACAAACATTTGCTTACACTTCCGCAGCGATTTTTTGATACCATGCGGGTTGGGGAGATTATTTCCAGGATCAATGATGCCGTAAAAATCAGGGCCTTTATCAATGATGTATCAATTGGGTTTTTGGTGAATGTTTTTATAGTTCTTTTCTCATTTGCGCTGATGTTTACTTTTTATTGGAAACTTGCCTTGGTGATGCTATTGGTTGTGCCATTATATGCCCTAATCTACTGGATTACCAATCGGCTCAATAAAAAAATTGAAAGAAGGCTGATGGAAGAATCTGCTGAATTGGAATCCCAATTGGTAGAATCCATCACAGCTGCAGGTACTATCAAGCGCTTTGGGGCGGAAGACCATGCCAATATCAAAACCGAGATCAGGTTTGTTTCGCTTTTGAAAACCGTTTACCAATCAGGGTTGAACAATGTTTTTTCAGGAACATCCTCTGAAACCGTTTCGCGCCTATTTACCATCATCCTTTTGTGGGTTGGAGCAGGCTATGTCTTGAAGAATGAGATCACACCGGGTGAGTTGATGTCTTTTTATGCTTTGACGGGCTATCTGACTGGCCCTGTTTCCAGCTTGATCGGTATGAATAAAACTATTCAGAACGCGTTGATTGCCGCAGATAGGTTGTTCGAAATTATGGATCTGGAAGTGGAAAGAACTGATGAAGCTTTCCCCCTAAAGAAGGAAGAGGTAGGTGATATTCAATTCAAGCAGGTGAGCTTTCGGTATGGTTCGAGGGCGAATGTCTTTGATGGTTTGTGTTTGGTTTTTCCTAAGGGTAAAATTTCTGGTGTGGTAGGGGAGAGCGGTTCTGGAAAAAGCACCTTGGTATCCCTTCTCCAAAACCTTTATCCTTTACAGTCTGGCAATGTATACATCGGAGACCACGATATTAAATTTATCAACAATGCCAGTTTGAGGCAGATAGTTTCGGTGGTGCCTCAGCGCATTGACCTTTTTGCAGGAAATGTTTTGGAAAATATTGCTTTGGGAGACTACCAACCGGATATGCAGAAAGTAGTGCATATCTGTAATAAATTGGGTATGATGAGCTTTATAGAAAGCCTGCCCAATGGTTTTGGAACTTACTTGGGTGAGAATGGATCAGCCTTATCAGGTGGTCAGAAACAACGGATTGCTATTGCAAGGGCGCTATATCGGGATCCTGAAATATTGATTTTGGACGAAGCCACTGCTTCCCTTGATCCCGATTCTGAGCAATTTGTACAGCAGACCATCAGGATGCTGGCTACAGAAGGCAAGACCATCATCTTCATTACCCACAGGTTGGCAGCGGTGCAGGAATTTGATTGTCTGTATGTGTTGGACAAAGGCAAATTGATCGAAGAGGGAAACCATGAGACGTTATTAGCAAAGGAGGGCAAGTATTTTGAAATGATCAGGAAGCAGTTGGTGGTGCTGGCTTGA
- a CDS encoding CPBP family intramembrane metalloprotease: protein MNVKNKQEKKGVVSPFPHNLFFEKRTFVFFSLLFLNLVLVNIVDFFDLSNYFSNPGDGIDFKEDFLFIIVFFGFVIPIFEEFVFRFWVREKISKVILPLVLLILYIVYLDYHWFFNITFVIIFVVHVFYISQNTDKTLIISLLNGAVFAIFHIVNFPVNELVSGFIYFPILFLPQFVLGVFVCFIRKFGFRYSVFYHILYNSLLILIEYVSVSI from the coding sequence GTGAATGTAAAAAATAAACAGGAAAAAAAGGGTGTAGTTTCACCCTTTCCACACAATCTATTTTTTGAGAAAAGAACCTTTGTTTTTTTCTCCCTTCTCTTTTTGAATCTTGTTCTAGTAAACATAGTAGATTTTTTTGATTTGAGTAATTATTTTTCAAATCCAGGTGATGGGATCGATTTCAAGGAGGATTTTTTGTTTATTATTGTTTTTTTTGGTTTTGTTATACCAATTTTTGAAGAATTTGTTTTTCGTTTTTGGGTTCGCGAAAAAATTTCAAAAGTTATTCTTCCTTTAGTTTTATTAATTCTTTACATAGTTTATTTAGATTATCATTGGTTTTTCAACATAACCTTTGTAATTATTTTTGTTGTACATGTATTTTATATTTCTCAAAATACAGATAAAACTCTCATTATTTCATTATTAAATGGTGCTGTTTTTGCAATTTTCCATATCGTGAATTTCCCTGTTAATGAACTGGTGTCAGGGTTCATTTATTTCCCTATCCTTTTTTTACCGCAATTTGTATTAGGTGTTTTTGTCTGCTTCATTAGAAAATTCGGATTTAGATATTCTGTATTTTATCATATTTTATATAACTCATTGTTAATTTTAATTGAATATGTCAGTGTTTCAATTTAA
- a CDS encoding urocanate hydratase, whose amino-acid sequence MTFQEQILQGIPSTLPPKKTPNPDYSHAPRRKDILSMEEKKLAVRNALRYFPKAWHAELAQEFFEELREYGRIYMYRFIPEYQMYARPISEYPAQTQQAAAIMLMIQNNLDPAVAQLPQELITYGGNGAVFQNWVQYLLTMQYLAEMTEEQTLHMYSGHPMGLFPSSKDAPRVVVTNGMMIPNYSKPDDWEKYNALGVTQYGQMTAGSYMYIGPQGIVHGTTITVMNAFRKKLGAAINPKGKVFLTAGLGGMSGAQPKAGNIAGCITVCAEVNPKAAYKRHEQGWVDELMEDLDKLCGRVRKAQENQEVVSIAFLGNVVDVWEKFDQENIPIELGSDQTSLHNPWAGGYYPVGLGFEEANAMMANDPEQFKSKVQESLRRQAAAINRHAAKGTYFFDYGNAFLLEASRAGAEVMAENGIDFRYPSYVQDILGPMCFDYGFGPFRWVCTSGKGEDLEKTDQIAAKVLQEIMTSAPTEIRQQMQDNIKWIKEAGKNKLVVGSQARILYADSEGRIKIAQAFNKAVQSGELSAPVVLGRDHHDVSGTDSPFRETSNIYDGSRFTADMAIHNVIGDSFRGATWVSIHNGGGVGWGEVINGGFGMLLDGTAEANRRLQSMLFYDVNNGIARRAWARNGEAVFAIKREMERTPGLKVRLPEMVDEEVLGF is encoded by the coding sequence ATGACCTTCCAAGAACAAATTCTCCAAGGCATCCCCTCAACCCTACCTCCCAAAAAGACACCGAATCCCGATTATTCCCATGCTCCAAGACGCAAGGACATATTAAGTATGGAAGAGAAGAAACTGGCGGTTAGGAATGCACTGCGCTATTTTCCCAAGGCTTGGCATGCGGAACTGGCGCAGGAGTTTTTTGAAGAATTGCGGGAATATGGAAGGATCTATATGTACCGCTTTATTCCGGAATATCAAATGTATGCCCGACCCATTTCGGAATATCCGGCCCAAACCCAACAGGCAGCAGCCATCATGCTGATGATCCAAAATAACCTTGATCCTGCAGTGGCGCAACTTCCACAGGAACTGATCACTTATGGAGGCAATGGAGCTGTTTTTCAAAATTGGGTTCAATACCTGTTGACTATGCAGTACCTGGCTGAAATGACTGAGGAACAAACCCTGCACATGTACTCGGGCCACCCCATGGGACTTTTTCCTTCTTCCAAAGATGCCCCAAGGGTAGTGGTCACCAATGGCATGATGATCCCCAATTATTCCAAGCCTGATGATTGGGAAAAATACAACGCCCTTGGCGTCACCCAATACGGGCAGATGACCGCAGGTTCCTATATGTATATTGGCCCGCAAGGGATTGTCCACGGTACCACTATTACCGTAATGAATGCCTTTAGAAAAAAACTTGGTGCAGCCATCAATCCAAAGGGCAAGGTATTTCTGACAGCTGGATTGGGTGGCATGTCCGGCGCCCAACCAAAGGCCGGGAACATCGCAGGCTGTATCACCGTCTGTGCCGAGGTCAACCCAAAAGCTGCCTACAAAAGACATGAACAAGGTTGGGTGGATGAATTGATGGAAGACTTGGATAAGCTCTGTGGACGGGTAAGAAAAGCCCAGGAAAATCAGGAAGTGGTTTCCATCGCTTTTTTGGGGAATGTGGTGGATGTTTGGGAGAAATTTGATCAAGAAAACATCCCGATAGAACTCGGATCCGATCAGACTTCCCTGCACAATCCCTGGGCAGGTGGATACTATCCTGTAGGTTTGGGTTTCGAAGAAGCCAATGCTATGATGGCCAATGACCCGGAGCAATTCAAAAGCAAAGTCCAGGAATCCCTGCGCAGACAGGCCGCTGCGATCAATAGACATGCAGCAAAAGGAACCTACTTTTTCGATTATGGCAATGCCTTCCTGTTGGAAGCCTCCCGCGCAGGCGCCGAGGTGATGGCGGAGAATGGCATTGATTTCAGGTATCCCTCCTATGTGCAGGATATTTTGGGTCCTATGTGTTTTGATTATGGTTTCGGGCCTTTTCGATGGGTTTGCACTTCGGGCAAGGGGGAAGACCTGGAGAAAACCGATCAAATAGCCGCCAAAGTACTCCAAGAAATCATGACCTCCGCCCCTACCGAAATCCGACAACAGATGCAGGACAATATCAAATGGATCAAAGAAGCCGGAAAAAACAAACTGGTGGTGGGTTCACAGGCCCGTATCCTCTATGCCGATTCCGAGGGAAGGATCAAGATCGCCCAAGCCTTCAACAAGGCAGTACAATCCGGTGAACTCTCCGCTCCCGTAGTCCTGGGCAGAGATCACCATGATGTCAGCGGTACTGACTCCCCTTTCCGGGAAACCAGCAATATCTACGACGGCAGCAGATTTACCGCCGATATGGCCATCCACAATGTGATCGGTGACAGCTTCCGCGGCGCTACTTGGGTATCTATCCACAATGGCGGCGGTGTAGGCTGGGGCGAGGTGATCAATGGGGGTTTTGGGATGCTCCTCGATGGGACGGCAGAAGCCAACCGAAGGCTACAATCCATGCTCTTTTATGATGTGAACAATGGGATTGCAAGAAGGGCTTGGGCCAGAAATGGGGAGGCTGTTTTTGCGATTAAAAGGGAAATGGAAAGGACTCCGGGATTGAAAGTGAGGCTGCCGGAGATGGTGGATGAGGAGGTTTTGGGGTTTTAG
- a CDS encoding serine hydrolase domain-containing protein, whose protein sequence is MKNLYSFFLYISFATILLSCNSKPSPDKNAVLSSHSYSSSYKAPAFIHDDRVEKIKKIAPELQKMIDEHAKTKNIPGIAYGIIVDNELVVSGATGYINLENKTPATPLSAFRIASMTKSFTAMAILKLRDEGKLNLSDPVSTYIPEVATLEYLTEDAPTIDIENLLTMTAGFPEDNPWGDRQLDESDQMLMDLMEEGVSFSNPSSYAFEYSNTGYALLGAIVSRVSGVPYQEYITTNILEPLGMRQTYWEYDSVPKEQLVMGYRWEEEQWKSEPMLHDGAFGAMGGLITTIEDFSKYVSFHLSAWPARNGEDTGPVKRSSLREMQTPQFAALNVNATDFSNEPCPLISGYGFGLGITTYCNDLKQVGHGGALPGFGSHYSFFPEYGVGIMAFCNLTYTEAYPRKKIGELLFETIGLQPRKLPVSDILMKRQNQIVDWIQNWNPELEATILAENFYLDQSREIRFAEIQEVLNKAGALHTTHAMEPNNQLRGSFSIEAENGLINIFFTLTPEKQPKVQQLDISFKPTEK, encoded by the coding sequence ATGAAAAACTTATATTCCTTTTTCCTTTACATTTCTTTTGCAACAATCCTTTTATCCTGTAATTCAAAACCATCTCCCGATAAAAATGCAGTTCTTTCTTCGCACTCTTATTCATCTTCATACAAAGCACCGGCTTTTATTCATGACGATCGAGTAGAAAAGATTAAAAAAATTGCTCCAGAATTACAGAAAATGATAGATGAGCATGCCAAGACCAAAAATATACCAGGCATTGCTTACGGTATTATTGTAGATAACGAGTTAGTGGTTTCTGGCGCGACAGGATACATAAATCTTGAGAACAAAACACCTGCTACCCCATTATCAGCTTTTCGCATAGCATCCATGACCAAAAGCTTTACAGCTATGGCAATTTTGAAACTTAGGGATGAAGGAAAACTAAATTTGAGTGATCCAGTCAGTACGTATATTCCTGAAGTAGCTACGCTGGAATATCTTACTGAAGATGCACCGACTATTGATATTGAAAACCTCTTAACAATGACGGCTGGATTTCCGGAAGACAATCCTTGGGGTGATCGTCAATTAGATGAATCTGACCAAATGTTGATGGACCTTATGGAGGAAGGAGTATCCTTTTCTAATCCCTCTTCTTATGCTTTTGAGTACAGTAATACCGGATATGCCTTATTAGGTGCTATTGTTTCACGCGTTTCAGGTGTTCCATATCAAGAATATATTACCACCAATATCTTGGAGCCTTTAGGCATGAGACAGACGTATTGGGAATACGATAGTGTTCCCAAGGAGCAATTGGTAATGGGTTACCGTTGGGAAGAAGAGCAATGGAAATCAGAACCAATGCTTCATGATGGCGCTTTTGGTGCAATGGGGGGATTGATCACTACCATAGAAGATTTTAGCAAATATGTTAGTTTTCACCTTTCCGCATGGCCTGCAAGAAATGGTGAGGATACTGGACCAGTTAAAAGGAGTTCGCTTCGTGAAATGCAGACACCACAGTTTGCGGCATTAAATGTGAATGCTACCGACTTTAGTAATGAACCTTGCCCTTTAATTTCCGGGTATGGCTTTGGATTGGGTATCACAACTTATTGTAATGACTTAAAACAGGTGGGCCATGGGGGCGCACTTCCCGGATTCGGAAGCCACTATTCTTTTTTTCCTGAATATGGAGTTGGCATTATGGCTTTCTGCAATCTTACTTATACAGAAGCATATCCCAGGAAAAAGATTGGAGAATTGCTTTTTGAAACCATTGGCTTACAACCCAGAAAACTACCGGTTTCAGATATTTTAATGAAAAGGCAAAATCAAATTGTGGATTGGATTCAAAATTGGAACCCTGAATTGGAAGCCACTATTTTGGCTGAAAATTTTTATTTGGATCAATCACGGGAAATTCGTTTTGCTGAAATACAAGAAGTGTTGAATAAAGCCGGAGCCCTTCACACTACCCATGCGATGGAACCAAATAATCAGCTCAGAGGAAGTTTTAGCATAGAGGCTGAGAACGGTCTGATTAATATCTTCTTCACGCTTACACCAGAGAAACAACCAAAAGTCCAACAATTAGACATCTCGTTTAAACCAACTGAAAAATAG
- a CDS encoding CPBP family glutamic-type intramembrane protease, whose amino-acid sequence MKTFEKLLSFLKAPYQADTYSNIKINDFIFLLLITILVVVPYALILKWAGMDQFDNIMMELLEKNKWLLAIIAIFLAPVIEEPIFRLHLDLKKSSIWWGLGLSLLMISGVWYPVALIWGYLIFLYIMISKGQKPNLKIVVYCSSALFALVHMTNFTEFDYGKYFYLVPFLVAAQFVVGLVLSYIRLNHGMKWAIIFHGVYNAVLIIPAVYFYEP is encoded by the coding sequence ATGAAAACATTCGAAAAACTTTTATCCTTTTTGAAAGCTCCTTACCAGGCAGATACTTACAGTAATATTAAAATCAATGATTTCATATTTCTTTTACTCATTACCATTTTGGTAGTGGTGCCATATGCTTTAATCTTAAAATGGGCAGGAATGGATCAGTTTGACAATATCATGATGGAACTGTTGGAAAAGAATAAATGGTTATTGGCCATTATTGCTATATTTTTGGCTCCGGTTATAGAAGAACCTATTTTTAGGCTTCATCTTGATCTTAAGAAGTCTTCCATTTGGTGGGGTTTGGGATTGTCTTTATTGATGATTTCTGGAGTCTGGTATCCTGTGGCTTTGATATGGGGTTATTTGATTTTTCTCTATATAATGATATCTAAAGGGCAAAAGCCAAATCTTAAAATTGTAGTATATTGTTCATCGGCGCTGTTTGCTTTGGTACATATGACCAATTTTACCGAATTCGATTATGGCAAATATTTTTACCTCGTACCGTTCTTAGTGGCAGCCCAATTTGTAGTAGGCTTGGTTTTGAGCTACATCAGGTTAAACCATGGTATGAAATGGGCCATTATTTTCCATGGAGTTTACAATGCTGTTTTGATAATTCCGGCTGTCTATTTTTATGAACCATAA
- a CDS encoding CPBP family glutamic-type intramembrane protease: MIKRLLYFSQTGEIQEAEKELTPAFFAKLLFVKFGFLSVYILVVALVFGFEIFQAFESKSSKSIPVTFLNLIILAPVLEESIFRNHLNMKPKNLILAALIAVILFWDEGFIFIMLGYFTLVWLLRNRINPKIKLLLIYFSSLLFAYAHYYQFLDWNDMGTIMKVIFRSFPHFLSGIILSYLYFRNGILICMFFHGLWNLLPFFSEWVGRVF; the protein is encoded by the coding sequence ATGATCAAAAGACTTTTATACTTTTCCCAAACAGGCGAAATCCAAGAAGCCGAAAAAGAATTAACCCCTGCATTTTTCGCAAAACTTTTATTTGTGAAGTTTGGCTTTTTGTCGGTTTATATTTTGGTAGTGGCATTGGTTTTTGGGTTTGAGATTTTTCAGGCGTTTGAAAGCAAATCCAGTAAAAGTATTCCAGTTACATTTTTGAATTTGATAATACTAGCTCCGGTTTTGGAGGAATCGATCTTCAGAAATCATTTGAACATGAAACCTAAAAACCTGATTCTAGCTGCCCTAATAGCGGTAATTCTGTTTTGGGATGAAGGATTCATCTTCATTATGTTGGGGTATTTTACTCTTGTTTGGTTACTAAGAAATAGAATTAACCCTAAAATCAAACTCTTATTGATTTACTTTTCCAGTCTTCTGTTTGCATATGCTCATTATTATCAATTTTTGGATTGGAATGATATGGGAACCATAATGAAAGTCATTTTTAGATCATTTCCCCATTTTCTATCTGGAATAATTTTGTCATATCTGTATTTTCGAAATGGTATATTGATATGTATGTTTTTTCACGGATTGTGGAATTTGTTACCCTTTTTTAGTGAATGGGTTGGAAGAGTCTTTTAG
- a CDS encoding HlyD family secretion protein, giving the protein MEKKVFPSSILNATVEVYDSRISVRSQAIYLILLGLLLSGVAALPLIYVDVAVQSRGTFQSALQRNSLLSSVGGRLEKWDLTENKKVKKGDILAVVRAEVVQLEMDGLGERLVLLEDFILDLEKLLRLNMDGNAVSLTSLKSKYYQASLLEFQTKINNQNALLQKLERDFERAQLLYNSKSIAFADYDNTEVQYKQAQTQMDLLKKQQINQWEQELINHQKESLQLKNQMDVFSEQIDQYKIIAAINGTLINVLNLNEGDFIHPQQKLAEISPDTTLIAVTYISPVDIAFIEKEQEVTFQVDAYNYNQWGIATGKVKDIADDLSLISEREAGFLVTCALDTPFLNLSSGQVGHIKKGMTFNARFIVARRSLFQLLYDKVDNWLNPQVQNKI; this is encoded by the coding sequence ATGGAAAAAAAGGTTTTCCCATCGTCAATTTTAAATGCAACGGTGGAAGTTTATGATTCCCGTATAAGTGTCAGATCACAGGCAATTTATTTGATTTTATTGGGACTTTTACTTTCGGGAGTAGCTGCTTTGCCATTGATATATGTAGATGTGGCGGTACAATCCCGAGGAACGTTTCAGTCAGCGCTTCAACGAAATTCATTGCTGAGTTCAGTTGGTGGTCGATTGGAAAAATGGGACTTGACTGAAAATAAAAAAGTCAAAAAAGGGGATATATTGGCTGTAGTTCGGGCCGAGGTAGTGCAGCTGGAAATGGATGGATTGGGAGAAAGATTGGTGCTTTTGGAGGATTTTATTCTTGATTTGGAGAAATTGCTCAGGCTGAATATGGATGGGAATGCTGTTTCACTCACCTCATTGAAGTCCAAATATTATCAAGCGTCACTTTTGGAATTTCAAACCAAAATAAACAATCAAAATGCCTTGCTTCAAAAGTTGGAAAGGGATTTTGAGCGCGCTCAATTGCTTTACAACAGTAAATCTATCGCCTTTGCTGACTATGACAACACCGAAGTACAGTACAAACAGGCACAGACTCAAATGGATTTGCTCAAAAAGCAGCAGATCAATCAATGGGAACAGGAACTGATCAACCATCAGAAAGAGAGTTTACAGCTAAAAAACCAAATGGATGTCTTTTCAGAGCAAATTGATCAATACAAGATTATTGCCGCTATCAATGGAACCCTGATCAATGTACTTAACCTCAATGAAGGAGATTTTATACATCCTCAGCAGAAGCTTGCGGAAATCTCACCCGATACGACATTGATAGCAGTGACCTACATTTCCCCGGTTGATATTGCATTTATAGAAAAAGAGCAAGAAGTAACTTTTCAGGTCGATGCATACAATTACAATCAGTGGGGTATTGCCACTGGGAAAGTCAAAGATATAGCAGATGACCTCAGTTTAATCAGTGAAAGGGAAGCCGGTTTTTTGGTAACCTGTGCATTGGATACGCCTTTTTTGAATTTATCCAGTGGACAGGTGGGGCATATTAAAAAAGGAATGACATTCAATGCCCGCTTTATTGTGGCGAGAAGGTCATTATTCCAGTTACTTTATGATAAGGTGGATAACTGGCTCAATCCTCAAGTTCAAAATAAAATTTAA
- a CDS encoding RNA polymerase alpha subunit C-terminal domain-containing protein codes for METKKILKTCKKGHKFYKSSDCPTCPVCEEERKPKDNFLSLLVAPARRALENNGITTVEQLSEYTEKQVLSFHGIGKSSIPILQKILSNNNLTFKK; via the coding sequence ATGGAGACGAAAAAGATTTTGAAAACCTGTAAAAAGGGACATAAATTCTATAAGAGTTCTGACTGTCCGACTTGTCCAGTTTGTGAAGAAGAACGTAAGCCGAAAGACAATTTTCTATCATTGTTAGTAGCACCTGCAAGACGAGCTTTGGAAAATAATGGTATAACAACAGTAGAACAACTTTCAGAATACACAGAAAAGCAAGTTCTAAGTTTTCACGGAATTGGAAAAAGTAGTATTCCTATTCTGCAAAAAATATTATCCAACAACAATTTGACTTTTAAAAAGTGA
- a CDS encoding HTH domain-containing protein: protein MEFIRQIERLQLLNKLVREQRTGSPDELAERLGVSRRRLYVYLEYLNDMGVDIQYSRRLNSFVFVSQKLIQIDWRFEVLDPTELKKVGGGVQILNSFLIQNFLRFKRSNSTSNQLM from the coding sequence ATGGAATTTATCAGACAAATAGAAAGATTACAGCTTTTGAATAAGCTGGTTAGGGAACAGCGGACGGGAAGTCCGGATGAATTGGCAGAAAGACTGGGGGTGAGTAGGAGACGGTTGTATGTGTATTTGGAATATTTAAATGATATGGGAGTTGATATTCAGTACTCCCGACGATTGAACAGTTTTGTATTTGTCAGTCAAAAACTGATACAGATTGATTGGAGATTTGAAGTTTTGGATCCTACTGAACTCAAAAAGGTGGGTGGAGGTGTTCAAATTTTAAATAGTTTTTTAATTCAAAATTTTCTCAGATTTAAACGCTCAAATTCCACTTCAAATCAATTAATGTAA